A part of Larkinella insperata genomic DNA contains:
- a CDS encoding SIR2 family NAD-dependent protein deacylase — translation MKNLVVLSGAGISAESGLRTFRDSNGLWENHRVEDVATPEAWSRNPDLVLEFYNQRRKQALDAQPNAGHLALKRLEQHFAVTIITQNVDNLHEKAGSSNVIHLHGELFKSRSTRDPRLVYDMAGWELKKGDCCEKGSQLRPHIVWFGEAVPMMETAVEIVDQADILIIVGTSMVVYPAAGLIDFVRPGVPIYVVDPNVPDIRPRKNLTFVPEPATTGLSRLAEQLIAANAAGGV, via the coding sequence ATGAAAAATCTTGTGGTTCTGTCCGGCGCGGGCATCAGTGCGGAAAGCGGGTTGCGGACGTTTCGGGACTCCAACGGATTGTGGGAAAACCACCGGGTAGAAGACGTAGCCACACCTGAAGCTTGGTCTCGCAACCCCGATCTGGTCCTGGAGTTTTACAACCAGCGACGCAAACAGGCTCTGGACGCCCAGCCCAATGCCGGACACTTGGCGTTGAAGCGGCTGGAGCAACACTTTGCTGTTACCATTATTACCCAGAATGTCGATAACCTGCACGAAAAAGCGGGCTCTTCGAACGTTATTCACCTGCACGGCGAACTGTTTAAATCCCGCAGCACCCGCGACCCGCGGCTGGTTTACGACATGGCCGGCTGGGAATTAAAAAAGGGCGATTGCTGCGAAAAAGGCTCGCAGCTCCGTCCCCATATTGTCTGGTTTGGGGAGGCCGTCCCGATGATGGAAACCGCCGTGGAAATTGTCGACCAGGCCGATATTCTGATCATTGTCGGTACGTCGATGGTGGTTTATCCGGCGGCCGGACTGATTGATTTTGTCCGACCCGGTGTGCCCATTTATGTCGTCGATCCGAACGTTCCGGATATCCGTCCGCGGAAGAATCTGACCTTTGTTCCGGAGCCAGCCACAACGGGTTTGTCGCGGCTGGCGGAACAATTGATTGCGGCTAATGCAGCGGGCGGTGTTTAA
- a CDS encoding YitT family protein: MVKTRIQKAKTSAVYREIKEAFMIILGVLCAGMGLKGFLLPNDFLDGGVIGISLLLQLKTGIDLAILVVLVNIPFIWMGFRQVSWTFALKTAAGIGLLALCLAFIPYPIVTTDKLLIAVFGGFFLGAGIGLAMRGGGVLDGTEVLAIYVSRRSFMSVGDVIMVINILIFGSAAIFINVETALYAMLTYLAASKTVDFIIHGIEEYIAVMIVSDRHEEVRQLITEELARGVTVLKGEKGFGKRGLRQNDINILYAVVTRLEITRLKDKISEVDEKAFLIEHSIADVKGGMIKHRPLH; encoded by the coding sequence ATGGTAAAAACACGCATACAAAAGGCAAAGACGTCGGCCGTTTACCGGGAAATAAAGGAAGCATTTATGATTATTCTGGGCGTGCTCTGCGCGGGCATGGGCCTAAAGGGCTTTCTGCTTCCCAATGACTTTCTGGATGGGGGCGTTATCGGGATTTCGCTGCTGTTGCAATTGAAAACGGGTATTGACCTGGCCATTCTGGTGGTGCTTGTCAATATCCCCTTTATCTGGATGGGCTTTCGGCAGGTTTCCTGGACGTTTGCCCTTAAAACCGCTGCCGGAATCGGGCTGCTGGCGCTGTGTCTGGCGTTTATACCGTATCCCATCGTGACTACCGATAAGCTGTTGATTGCTGTCTTCGGCGGTTTTTTCCTCGGGGCCGGTATTGGTCTGGCCATGCGGGGGGGCGGGGTACTCGATGGCACTGAAGTTCTGGCAATTTACGTTAGCCGTCGGTCATTCATGTCGGTGGGGGATGTCATTATGGTCATCAACATTTTGATCTTCGGTTCGGCTGCCATTTTTATCAACGTTGAAACGGCTTTGTACGCCATGCTGACCTACTTGGCTGCGTCGAAAACTGTCGATTTCATTATTCACGGTATTGAGGAATACATTGCCGTCATGATCGTTTCCGACCGGCACGAGGAAGTACGGCAATTGATCACCGAAGAATTAGCCCGGGGTGTAACGGTGTTGAAAGGAGAGAAGGGCTTCGGAAAACGCGGGTTACGCCAGAACGATATTAACATTCTGTACGCCGTGGTAACCCGTCTGGAGATTACCCGTCTGAAGGATAAAATCAGTGAGGTAGACGAAAAAGCCTTTTTGATTGAACACAGTATTGCCGATGTGAAGGGCGGCATGATTAAACACCGCCCGCTGCATTAG
- a CDS encoding bifunctional 5,10-methylenetetrahydrofolate dehydrogenase/5,10-methenyltetrahydrofolate cyclohydrolase, with translation MQLLDGKLLSQQIKQELAAEVADINAQGGKIPHLVAILVGTAGRSETYVASKMKSCEEIGMKSTLIRFDDSVTEEELINAVRDVNANPDMDGLIVQLPLPAHVSADKVMETIDPAKDVDGFHPINIGRMAKGLPAYISATPQGILEMLKRYGIETAGKHCVVVGRSQIVGLPMSILMQRNTNPGNCTVTLTHSRTQNLPEICRTADILIAALGRPEFITADMVKEGAVVIDVGLERVPDATKKSGFSLKGDVKFDEVAPKTSYITPVPGGVGLMTICSLMQNTLKAARKEVYK, from the coding sequence ATGCAACTCCTTGACGGCAAACTCCTCTCCCAGCAAATCAAACAGGAACTCGCGGCTGAAGTAGCCGACATCAACGCACAAGGCGGCAAGATTCCGCATCTGGTTGCCATTCTGGTCGGTACCGCCGGCCGCAGCGAAACCTACGTAGCCAGTAAAATGAAAAGCTGCGAAGAAATCGGGATGAAGTCCACGCTCATCCGGTTCGACGATTCCGTTACGGAAGAAGAACTGATCAATGCCGTTCGGGACGTGAATGCTAACCCCGACATGGACGGCCTGATCGTTCAATTGCCCCTGCCCGCCCACGTCTCGGCGGACAAAGTGATGGAGACCATCGATCCCGCCAAGGACGTGGACGGTTTTCATCCGATCAACATTGGCCGGATGGCCAAGGGCTTGCCGGCTTACATTTCGGCGACGCCCCAGGGCATTCTGGAAATGCTGAAACGGTATGGGATCGAAACGGCGGGCAAACACTGCGTGGTAGTAGGCCGCAGCCAGATTGTGGGCCTGCCGATGAGCATTCTGATGCAGCGCAACACCAACCCCGGCAACTGCACCGTAACGCTCACGCACAGCCGGACGCAGAATCTGCCCGAGATCTGCCGTACAGCCGACATTCTGATTGCCGCCCTGGGCCGCCCGGAGTTTATTACCGCCGACATGGTGAAGGAAGGCGCCGTGGTAATCGACGTCGGCCTGGAACGGGTACCGGACGCGACCAAGAAAAGCGGCTTTTCGCTGAAAGGCGACGTTAAGTTTGACGAAGTGGCCCCCAAAACCAGCTACATTACACCCGTACCCGGCGGGGTTGGCCTGATGACCATCTGCTCCCTGATGCAGAACACCCTCAAGGCCGCCCGCAAGGAAGTATACAAGTAA
- a CDS encoding response regulator, whose protein sequence is MLPNRPFTILVAEDDEEDRLLLDEALMQNGLFDCGRFVEDGDQVMEYLLNCLSPDALNPLPSLIILDINMPLRNGLDTLRAIRSNNQLKNIPVLIMTSSRQEVEKAYRMGANSYLVKPILFDDLIQMMGDVATYWRDTVNLPNTEY, encoded by the coding sequence ATGTTGCCAAATAGACCGTTTACCATTTTAGTTGCCGAGGATGATGAAGAAGATCGGCTGTTATTGGATGAAGCGCTGATGCAAAATGGATTATTCGATTGCGGACGATTCGTTGAGGACGGCGATCAGGTCATGGAATACCTCCTGAATTGCCTCAGCCCGGATGCCCTCAATCCCCTGCCTTCGCTGATTATTCTGGACATCAACATGCCCCTCCGCAACGGTCTGGACACCCTCCGCGCCATCCGTTCCAACAACCAGTTGAAGAACATTCCGGTCCTGATCATGACATCCTCGCGGCAGGAAGTGGAGAAAGCGTACCGGATGGGCGCCAATTCCTATCTGGTCAAACCCATTCTGTTTGACGACCTGATCCAGATGATGGGTGACGTGGCCACCTACTGGCGGGACACCGTCAACCTGCCCAACACGGAATACTAG
- a CDS encoding aldehyde dehydrogenase family protein → METVTDNLENKARIRQLFDAQRQQARTVALTKAPERIAKLKKIQAYLLKNRTGLTTALYADFRKPPAETELTELFATNNELNVALQQVKNWLKPHSVPTPLGMLGTSSYVRYEPKGVTLIIAPWNYPFYLTIKPLISALAAGNTAILKPSELTPATTDFIREMIGSLFPEEEVAVIEGDATVAQNLLELPFDHIFFTGSTAVGKQVLAAAARNLSSVTLELGGKSPCLVDETADIEATARRIAWGKWVNSGQTCVAPDYVLVQRTVKDRLVAAIQKAVQRMYNADGMGVQASESYARIINSRHFDRLKALLDDAQAKGSTVLIGGQTDPNDRFIEPTLLENVSINMEVMQEEIFGPLLPIIAYDTRDEVQRYLTGRDKPLVMYLFSQTTAAAQYWLERTTAGNTVINDTLVHFAHTELPVGGVNQSGIGKSNGFYGFQEFSNARGVVNRQFGVLDLIYPPYSDRVKKLVNFFIKYL, encoded by the coding sequence ATGGAAACCGTGACGGATAATCTCGAAAATAAGGCCCGAATCCGGCAGTTATTCGATGCGCAACGCCAGCAGGCTCGCACCGTCGCGTTAACGAAAGCCCCGGAACGAATCGCCAAGCTGAAGAAAATTCAGGCGTATCTGCTAAAGAATCGGACCGGTCTGACTACCGCCCTTTACGCCGATTTTCGAAAACCCCCGGCGGAAACGGAGCTGACGGAGTTGTTTGCCACCAACAACGAACTGAATGTGGCCCTCCAGCAGGTAAAAAACTGGCTTAAACCGCATTCCGTGCCAACCCCCTTAGGAATGTTGGGAACGTCCAGCTACGTACGCTACGAGCCCAAGGGCGTCACCCTGATTATTGCCCCCTGGAACTATCCATTTTACCTGACCATCAAACCGTTGATCTCGGCCCTTGCCGCCGGAAACACGGCAATCCTGAAACCGTCGGAGCTAACGCCAGCTACTACGGATTTCATTCGCGAGATGATTGGGAGCCTGTTTCCCGAGGAGGAAGTGGCCGTCATAGAAGGCGACGCTACGGTGGCTCAAAATCTGTTGGAATTACCTTTCGATCATATTTTCTTTACCGGCAGTACGGCTGTTGGCAAGCAAGTGCTGGCCGCTGCGGCCCGAAACCTGAGTTCCGTTACGCTGGAACTGGGTGGAAAGTCTCCTTGCCTGGTGGACGAAACGGCGGATATTGAAGCGACGGCCCGCCGAATTGCCTGGGGTAAATGGGTCAATAGCGGTCAGACGTGTGTGGCACCCGATTACGTGCTGGTGCAGCGGACGGTGAAAGACCGGCTGGTGGCAGCCATTCAGAAAGCCGTCCAGCGCATGTACAATGCCGACGGCATGGGGGTTCAGGCGTCGGAGAGTTACGCCCGGATCATTAACAGTCGCCATTTCGACCGGCTGAAGGCCCTGCTGGATGACGCCCAGGCTAAAGGCAGTACGGTTTTAATAGGCGGGCAGACTGATCCAAACGACCGTTTCATCGAACCGACCCTGTTGGAAAACGTGAGTATAAATATGGAAGTGATGCAGGAAGAAATCTTTGGTCCGCTGCTGCCCATTATCGCCTACGACACGCGCGACGAAGTGCAGCGTTACCTAACGGGTCGGGACAAACCGCTGGTCATGTACCTATTTAGTCAGACAACGGCGGCCGCGCAGTACTGGCTGGAGCGCACCACGGCCGGTAACACGGTGATCAACGATACGCTCGTTCATTTCGCCCATACGGAGTTGCCGGTAGGCGGTGTAAATCAAAGCGGTATCGGAAAGTCAAACGGATTTTACGGTTTTCAGGAGTTTTCAAACGCCCGCGGAGTGGTCAATCGGCAGTTTGGCGTACTCGATTTGATCTATCCGCCATATTCAGACAGGGTGAAAAAGCTGGTCAATTTTTTCATCAAATACCTTTAA
- a CDS encoding helix-turn-helix transcriptional regulator, with translation MSIVSNNIKYLRRLNGLTQEQFARRIGIKRSLLGAYEEARANPNLDNLMSIARAFNTTVDNLLKSDLRKIRETPDLSLPLDRPAGSMNFPAPPLPKEVPEPQNPASAPKALSTVLEKFYQYPTGKPVVNAPKPPENPQQIKLVAQRIIPRPISVREGFSPYPTSFKQPEPQPLTFNNAYENSRPNAHSTVERQSANGLDTHHNTIPLVRKRQYNEYLQRYQQTDFLNRLAVLQLPFLPPDHYRAFETGEDFTLPGAHLIGKFIRNWYEIADSKLYVLLVQNQGVLCRRVFNQVKLKGTLLLTSDQPAIGSREVAIRDVLEVWEVTAFVSQQMPEASPSLDGIRSLVEDLRYELDRIQKK, from the coding sequence ATGAGCATTGTCAGCAACAACATCAAGTACCTCCGTCGACTCAATGGATTAACCCAGGAACAATTTGCCCGGCGGATTGGCATCAAACGGTCGCTTCTGGGCGCTTACGAGGAAGCTCGGGCAAACCCCAACCTCGACAACCTGATGTCGATTGCCCGCGCGTTCAACACAACCGTTGACAACCTGCTGAAAAGCGATTTACGAAAAATTCGTGAGACGCCCGATCTTTCTTTACCGCTGGATCGGCCCGCCGGTTCAATGAACTTTCCGGCCCCGCCCCTGCCCAAAGAAGTCCCTGAGCCCCAAAATCCGGCGTCGGCTCCCAAAGCCTTGTCCACGGTTCTGGAAAAATTCTACCAGTACCCCACCGGCAAACCGGTTGTGAATGCGCCCAAACCGCCGGAAAACCCCCAGCAAATCAAGCTGGTGGCGCAGCGCATCATTCCCCGGCCGATTTCGGTGCGGGAAGGTTTCTCTCCGTATCCAACGAGTTTTAAACAGCCTGAACCCCAGCCCCTGACGTTCAATAACGCTTACGAAAACAGCCGTCCGAATGCGCATTCAACGGTCGAGCGGCAATCCGCCAACGGCCTAGATACGCACCACAACACCATTCCCCTGGTTCGGAAACGGCAGTACAACGAGTATCTGCAACGGTATCAGCAGACGGATTTTTTAAACCGGCTGGCCGTTTTGCAATTGCCGTTTTTACCGCCCGATCATTACCGGGCGTTCGAAACCGGCGAGGACTTTACGCTGCCCGGGGCGCACCTGATTGGTAAATTCATTCGAAACTGGTACGAGATCGCCGACAGTAAACTGTATGTTCTGCTGGTGCAGAATCAGGGGGTTTTGTGCCGACGGGTGTTTAACCAGGTCAAGCTGAAAGGAACACTGCTGCTGACGTCCGACCAACCCGCCATCGGCAGCCGGGAGGTTGCCATTCGGGATGTGCTCGAAGTGTGGGAGGTTACGGCTTTTGTTAGTCAGCAAATGCCCGAAGCGAGTCCTTCCCTGGACGGCATCCGGAGTCTGGTTGAGGATCTGCGGTACGAACTCGACCGGATTCAGAAAAAATAA
- a CDS encoding helix-turn-helix domain-containing protein: MPIIVNLDVMMARRKMSLSELAEQVDITLSNLSILKTGKAKAIRFSTLERICEALDCQPADILEYVKSPAASGNTHPVEFLDT; the protein is encoded by the coding sequence ATGCCGATTATTGTAAACCTGGATGTCATGATGGCGCGCCGGAAAATGTCATTATCCGAACTGGCTGAACAGGTGGACATCACGTTGTCGAACCTGTCAATTCTTAAAACCGGCAAAGCCAAAGCCATCCGGTTTTCCACTCTCGAGAGGATTTGTGAAGCGCTTGACTGCCAGCCCGCGGATATTCTTGAATACGTGAAGTCGCCCGCTGCCAGCGGCAACACGCACCCGGTTGAGTTTTTAGACACATAA
- a CDS encoding DUF2975 domain-containing protein: MKPQFVFSFLRIATSILFYLMVLITIAVFCVGALSFYEGNTGQMKAQFTQEVMVSDEADEKPKRHYSEDGLAQLSAISNRYRLEFKPNSDLGYYFFGMNMLNLLLVMTILWQFRRIFGEANVVDPFKKSIFRRLVVLSILFAASDLIRLIHYLVFGRLVHRHLSSPSFDLITELGNGLITGLIVYAIAVIYQRGIVFQEENALTV; this comes from the coding sequence ATGAAGCCACAATTCGTTTTCTCCTTTCTCAGAATCGCGACGAGCATCCTGTTTTATTTAATGGTATTGATTACCATCGCCGTTTTTTGCGTTGGTGCCCTCTCTTTTTATGAAGGCAATACCGGGCAGATGAAGGCGCAGTTTACCCAAGAGGTGATGGTATCTGATGAAGCAGATGAAAAGCCGAAGAGGCATTATTCGGAAGATGGACTGGCTCAGCTATCGGCCATTTCGAATCGGTACCGGCTGGAGTTTAAGCCGAATTCGGACTTAGGGTATTACTTTTTTGGTATGAATATGCTGAACCTGCTGCTTGTTATGACGATTCTGTGGCAATTCCGGCGGATCTTTGGGGAAGCGAACGTAGTTGACCCGTTCAAAAAGTCTATTTTCAGGCGCCTGGTTGTGTTGTCCATTCTGTTTGCGGCTTCCGATTTAATCAGACTGATTCATTATCTGGTGTTTGGTAGGTTGGTGCACCGACACCTCTCCAGCCCCAGTTTTGACCTGATCACGGAGTTGGGCAATGGGCTAATTACGGGGTTGATTGTTTACGCCATTGCTGTGATTTACCAGCGGGGTATCGTATTTCAGGAAGAAAACGCGTTAACCGTTTAA
- a CDS encoding AMP-binding protein: protein MRIAPGYLPEPQTDYEAKAVHFCRAWLSGQSFFTLHTSGSTGAPKPIILSRSQMRASAHLTGQTFGLRAGDRALACLNIDYIAGVMMLVRGLELGLDLTVVEPASNPFQGFDASLDALDFAAFVPLQMHTLLDQAERSLPVLNRMKAILVGGAAVDQALASRVQAIEAPVFSTYGMTETVSHIAVRRINGPGQTDVFRALNGVEIGVDNRGCLNINAAATDFQTVQTNDVVELIDPRHFRLLGRADSIINSGGVKIQPERVEEVIAGVLAREHLQTRFFIYGVPGGRLGQQVVLFVEDENGWPESRIDAVKNTVRQKIGPYAVPRKVLALPVFQETPTGKIDKKRIAATCFPEKM, encoded by the coding sequence ATGCGAATCGCCCCTGGTTATTTACCCGAACCCCAGACTGACTACGAAGCCAAAGCCGTCCACTTTTGCCGGGCCTGGCTTTCGGGACAATCCTTTTTCACCCTGCACACCTCCGGTTCGACCGGTGCGCCCAAACCCATCATTTTAAGCCGTAGCCAGATGAGGGCCAGCGCCCACCTGACGGGACAAACGTTTGGACTTCGGGCGGGTGACCGGGCGCTGGCTTGCCTTAACATCGATTACATTGCCGGGGTGATGATGCTCGTGCGGGGGCTGGAACTCGGGCTGGATTTAACCGTGGTAGAACCCGCATCCAATCCGTTTCAGGGGTTCGATGCCAGTTTGGATGCGTTGGATTTTGCGGCTTTTGTCCCGTTGCAGATGCACACCCTGCTCGATCAGGCCGAACGTTCACTGCCGGTCCTGAACCGGATGAAAGCCATTCTGGTGGGCGGGGCCGCCGTGGATCAGGCGCTGGCCAGCCGGGTGCAGGCCATCGAAGCGCCCGTGTTCAGTACGTACGGAATGACCGAAACCGTCTCCCACATTGCCGTCCGCCGGATCAACGGTCCGGGCCAGACCGACGTTTTTCGGGCGCTAAACGGGGTTGAGATTGGCGTGGATAACCGGGGTTGCCTGAACATCAACGCAGCCGCCACCGATTTTCAAACGGTTCAAACCAATGATGTGGTGGAGTTGATCGATCCGCGCCACTTTCGGCTGCTCGGTCGGGCTGATTCGATCATCAACAGCGGGGGCGTCAAGATTCAGCCGGAACGGGTGGAAGAGGTCATTGCCGGGGTGCTGGCACGGGAGCACCTTCAGACCCGGTTTTTCATCTATGGTGTACCGGGCGGGCGGCTGGGCCAGCAAGTTGTTTTGTTTGTGGAGGATGAGAACGGATGGCCGGAGAGCCGTATTGACGCTGTAAAAAACACCGTTCGCCAGAAAATAGGGCCGTATGCTGTGCCCAGGAAAGTTCTGGCACTTCCGGTTTTTCAGGAGACACCAACCGGGAAAATTGACAAAAAAAGAATTGCTGCCACCTGCTTTCCGGAGAAAATGTGA
- a CDS encoding DUF2452 domain-containing protein: MNEEFENPISVDKVTDRPGLLEYAHSVGSAIIKPEDKGKMKGRAVTAMREQTDLQLSQLYRQMQLLAEQATAIRNRVEVSERIYNAQMGFEPIVGHTYYFYEKKDGTDVLSMIAPHEWGRVNPFRRCVATVRMMADHTWDVAYHDSDYSEE, from the coding sequence ATGAATGAAGAATTTGAAAATCCGATATCGGTTGACAAAGTAACCGACCGGCCCGGCCTGCTCGAATACGCGCACTCCGTCGGCAGTGCCATCATCAAGCCCGAAGACAAGGGTAAAATGAAAGGCCGCGCCGTGACGGCCATGCGGGAACAAACCGATCTGCAACTCTCACAGTTATACCGGCAAATGCAGTTGCTGGCCGAGCAAGCCACCGCCATCCGCAACCGGGTGGAAGTATCGGAACGGATTTATAACGCGCAGATGGGCTTTGAGCCGATTGTTGGCCACACCTATTATTTCTACGAGAAAAAAGACGGTACCGATGTGCTGTCAATGATTGCCCCCCACGAATGGGGTCGCGTTAATCCGTTCCGACGCTGCGTCGCCACCGTACGCATGATGGCCGACCACACCTGGGACGTTGCCTATCACGACAGTGACTATTCGGAAGAATAA
- the menB gene encoding 1,4-dihydroxy-2-naphthoyl-CoA synthase, whose protein sequence is MQSKYPWETIKEYREILFQYYEGVAKISINRPEKHNAFTPLTVKEMSEAMELARQDERVGVVILTGEGGKAFCSGGDQSVRGHGGYVGEDSVPRLNVLDLQMQIRRIPKPVVAMVAGWAIGGGHVLHVICDLTIAAENARFGQTGPKVGSFDGGFGASYLARIVGQKKAREIWYLCDQYDAQEALDMGLVNKVVPLEQLEETTLEWCRKMLEKSPIALRMLKAAFNAELDGQAGIQQLAGDATLLYYLSDEAKEGKNAFLEKRKPDFGQFPKFP, encoded by the coding sequence ATGCAGAGTAAGTATCCCTGGGAAACCATTAAAGAATACCGCGAGATTTTGTTTCAGTATTACGAGGGCGTTGCCAAAATCAGCATCAACCGGCCCGAAAAACACAATGCATTCACGCCTTTGACGGTCAAAGAGATGAGCGAAGCCATGGAACTGGCCCGGCAGGACGAGCGCGTGGGTGTGGTTATCCTGACCGGCGAAGGAGGCAAGGCGTTCTGCAGCGGGGGTGACCAGTCGGTGCGGGGACACGGTGGCTACGTGGGTGAAGATAGCGTACCGCGCCTGAACGTGCTCGACCTCCAGATGCAGATCCGGCGTATTCCGAAGCCCGTCGTGGCCATGGTGGCGGGTTGGGCCATCGGCGGAGGCCACGTCCTGCACGTCATCTGCGACCTGACCATTGCCGCCGAAAACGCCCGCTTCGGACAAACCGGCCCGAAAGTCGGAAGTTTTGACGGGGGTTTTGGTGCTTCGTACCTGGCCCGGATCGTTGGGCAGAAAAAAGCCCGTGAAATCTGGTACCTATGCGACCAGTACGACGCCCAGGAGGCCCTGGACATGGGACTGGTTAACAAAGTAGTGCCGCTGGAGCAACTGGAAGAAACCACGCTGGAATGGTGCCGCAAAATGCTGGAGAAGAGCCCGATTGCACTCCGGATGCTGAAAGCCGCCTTCAACGCCGAACTGGACGGCCAGGCGGGAATCCAGCAACTGGCGGGCGATGCTACCTTACTATATTATTTATCCGATGAAGCGAAAGAGGGTAAAAATGCGTTTCTTGAAAAACGTAAACCCGATTTCGGTCAGTTCCCTAAATTTCCTTAA
- a CDS encoding GntR family transcriptional regulator, with product MIDLHIESQSSVPKYRQIVNAVINGIEIGTLKRDQQLPSINELSEEYYLARDTVEKAYNYLKKEGIIQAVQGKGFFIRRDGPGQLRVLLLINKFSAYKKIIYYAMVNALGPNAVVDLRIHHHSAQRFKKLLEENLGQYHYYVVMPHFYEETEQVNVVKLLEQIPANELIILDREVPELKGEYSVVYQQFDRDIYEALESGLDVLEKYQKITLVFPKEVYYPRDIVRGFRNFCVHYQKEFELLDTLMGRELQPGTAYIVLEDGDLVELVRQAKQRGWQLGQDIGVLAFNETPLKEVLADGIAVISTDHEKMGETAARLIQEKRHEKVKNPFQLIRRASL from the coding sequence ATGATTGATCTGCACATTGAATCGCAGTCGAGCGTTCCCAAATACCGTCAGATCGTTAACGCGGTGATCAACGGCATTGAAATTGGTACTTTGAAAAGAGACCAGCAATTACCGTCGATTAACGAGCTGAGTGAAGAATATTACCTGGCCCGCGATACGGTCGAGAAAGCCTATAATTACCTCAAAAAGGAAGGCATTATTCAGGCCGTGCAGGGCAAAGGATTTTTTATTCGGCGCGACGGCCCCGGGCAATTGCGCGTGTTGCTGCTGATCAACAAATTCAGCGCTTACAAAAAAATTATCTATTACGCGATGGTGAACGCGCTGGGTCCCAATGCCGTAGTCGATCTGCGCATTCACCACCACAGCGCCCAACGGTTTAAAAAGTTATTGGAAGAAAACCTGGGGCAATACCATTATTACGTGGTGATGCCCCACTTCTACGAGGAAACGGAGCAGGTGAACGTCGTGAAGCTGCTTGAACAGATTCCGGCCAACGAACTGATTATTCTCGACCGCGAAGTTCCGGAGCTAAAAGGCGAATACTCCGTGGTTTACCAGCAATTTGACCGCGACATTTATGAAGCGCTGGAATCGGGACTAGATGTCCTGGAAAAGTACCAGAAAATAACGCTGGTTTTCCCGAAGGAAGTGTATTACCCACGGGATATTGTGCGCGGGTTCCGCAATTTCTGTGTTCACTACCAGAAAGAATTTGAACTGCTCGACACGCTGATGGGCCGCGAACTTCAGCCCGGCACAGCGTATATTGTGCTGGAAGACGGCGATCTGGTTGAACTGGTCCGGCAGGCTAAACAGCGCGGCTGGCAACTGGGCCAGGACATTGGCGTGCTGGCCTTTAACGAAACGCCCCTGAAAGAAGTTCTGGCCGATGGCATTGCCGTGATTTCAACGGATCACGAAAAAATGGGTGAAACTGCCGCCCGGTTGATTCAGGAGAAACGGCACGAAAAGGTTAAAAACCCGTTTCAGTTGATCCGGCGGGCATCGCTGTAA